One part of the Mesorhizobium sp. M4B.F.Ca.ET.058.02.1.1 genome encodes these proteins:
- a CDS encoding RNA-binding protein, producing MNDRTCIVTRKQAEPDELIRFVVGPDSAVVPDLKRNLPGRGCWVSAERLHVDKAAAKNLFARAFKAQVNVPADIGGMVDTLLSRSALGMLGLARKAGAVVLGAAKVENAVREGQALLVLHATEASDDGVRKISQARRATVHLGGPAIPAYKLFPEAELSLALGGTNVIHAAVLAQDAGKAVEKRMVALDRYRGGSPDDLAMIADVADEDDAAEDME from the coding sequence ATGAACGATCGCACCTGCATCGTCACCCGCAAGCAGGCCGAACCGGATGAATTGATCCGGTTCGTCGTCGGCCCGGATTCGGCCGTCGTCCCGGACCTCAAGAGAAATCTGCCCGGCCGCGGTTGCTGGGTCAGCGCCGAGCGCCTACATGTCGACAAGGCCGCGGCGAAGAACCTGTTCGCCCGCGCCTTCAAGGCGCAGGTGAATGTTCCCGCCGACATCGGCGGCATGGTCGACACCCTGCTTTCCCGATCCGCGCTGGGCATGCTTGGCCTCGCCCGCAAGGCCGGCGCGGTCGTTCTCGGCGCCGCCAAGGTCGAGAACGCGGTGCGCGAGGGCCAGGCCTTGCTGGTGCTTCATGCGACAGAAGCGTCGGATGACGGCGTCCGCAAGATCAGTCAGGCCCGGCGGGCAACTGTTCATCTCGGCGGGCCGGCCATCCCTGCCTACAAACTTTTCCCCGAGGCCGAGTTGAGCTTGGCATTGGGGGGTACAAATGTGATACATGCTGCCGTCCTCGCGCAAGACGCGGGCAAGGCGGTTGAGAAGCGCATGGTTGCGCTCGACCGGTATCGGGGCGGTTCCCCGGACGATCTGGCAATGATTGCGGACGTTGCTGACGAAGATGATGCCGCAGAGGATATGGAATGA
- a CDS encoding class I SAM-dependent methyltransferase, whose product MSAEPLKTLFHPYEAEALPLPGMGERALFLGAEPGFRLPEGFAAALHLVQGFRSHFRALQAAGFDVLPRAEGASFDTALVLAGRHRGQNELRVAEAIERVAAGGLIVVAGGKEDGIASLRKRIDELVPLDGHLPKHHGVAFWFRRPVDAGAAAVLRAANPAVLVEGRFHTAPGMFSFDRVDTGSKLLVESLPGDLKGIVADFCAGWGYVAAEVAPRFPGLTALDLFEADFEALEAAKANVNNTSAAPRFFWADLLGEPVERRYDAILMNPPFHRGRAAEPEVGAGIIRAAGKALKPGGRLFMVANRQLPYEAVLAAAFSSHVEVARDGMFKVLSARL is encoded by the coding sequence ATGTCGGCAGAGCCGCTGAAGACGCTGTTCCATCCCTATGAGGCCGAGGCCCTGCCCTTGCCCGGGATGGGCGAACGCGCGCTTTTTCTTGGCGCCGAGCCCGGTTTCCGCTTGCCCGAAGGGTTTGCTGCCGCGCTCCATCTCGTGCAGGGCTTCCGGTCGCATTTCCGTGCGCTGCAGGCGGCAGGCTTCGATGTCCTGCCGCGAGCGGAAGGCGCGAGCTTCGACACCGCACTCGTGCTCGCCGGGCGCCATCGCGGCCAGAACGAGCTGCGTGTCGCCGAGGCGATCGAGCGCGTGGCAGCGGGCGGATTGATCGTGGTCGCGGGTGGCAAGGAGGACGGCATCGCGTCCCTGCGCAAACGCATCGATGAGCTCGTGCCGCTCGACGGCCACCTTCCCAAGCATCACGGCGTTGCCTTCTGGTTCCGCCGGCCCGTCGACGCAGGAGCGGCGGCGGTGCTGCGCGCGGCCAATCCGGCCGTTCTGGTCGAGGGCCGCTTCCACACCGCGCCGGGCATGTTCTCCTTCGATCGCGTCGACACCGGCTCGAAACTGTTGGTGGAAAGCCTGCCGGGCGACCTCAAGGGCATCGTTGCCGACTTCTGCGCCGGCTGGGGTTATGTGGCCGCCGAGGTCGCGCCCCGGTTCCCGGGCCTCACCGCGCTCGATCTCTTCGAGGCGGACTTCGAGGCGCTGGAAGCGGCGAAGGCCAATGTGAACAACACGTCCGCAGCGCCGCGTTTTTTCTGGGCCGATCTGCTCGGCGAGCCGGTCGAGCGGCGCTATGACGCCATCCTCATGAACCCGCCATTCCACCGCGGCCGGGCGGCCGAGCCCGAGGTCGGCGCCGGCATCATCCGGGCGGCGGGCAAGGCGCTGAAGCCTGGAGGGCGGCTGTTCATGGTGGCGAACCGCCAGTTGCCTTACGAAGCGGTGCTGGCGGCGGCCTTTTCGAGCCATGTCGAAGTCGCCCGCGACGGCATGTTCAAGGTGCTTTCGGCGCGCCTGTAA
- the pnp gene encoding polyribonucleotide nucleotidyltransferase, producing the protein MFNYHKVEIEWGGRPLVLETGKIARQADGAVLATYGETVVLATVVSMKEPKPGLDFFPLTVNYQEKTYAAGKIPGGYFKREGRPSEKETLVSRLIDRPIRPLFADGYKNDTQIVVTVVQHDLENDPDILSIVATSAALTLSGVPFMGPIGGARVGYINGEYVLNPHIDEMEESKLDLVVAGTSEAVLMVESEAKELSEELMLGAVMFGHKGFQPVIDAIIKLAEVAAKDPRDFTAPDYSELEGEMLKIVGDELRDAYKITDKQARYAAVDAVKAKVKAAFAPAEGEEARYTSEQIGTVFKELQAKVVRWNILDTGSRIDGRDLKTVRKIVSEVGVLPRTHGSALFTRGETQALVVATLGTGEDEQYVDSLTGMYKEKFLLHYNFPPYSVGETGRMGSPGRREIGHGKLAWRAIRPMLPSADQFPYTLRVVSEITESNGSSSMATVCGTSLALMDAGVPIAKPVAGIAMGLIKEGERFAVLSDILGDEDHLGDMDFKVAGTASGVTSLQMDIKIDGITEEIMQIALGQAKDGRLHILGEMAHALSGARAELGEFAPRIEVMHIPTDKIRDVIGSGGKVIREIVEKTGAKINIEDDGTVKIASSNAKEIEAARKWIHTIVAEPEVGEIYEGTVVKTADFGAFVNFFGPRDGLVHISQLANERVAKTSDVVKEGDKVWVKLMGFDERGKVRLSMKVVDQATGKEIVREKKAEGGEEDAA; encoded by the coding sequence ATGTTCAACTACCACAAAGTGGAAATCGAGTGGGGCGGCCGTCCGCTCGTTCTGGAAACCGGCAAGATCGCCCGCCAGGCTGACGGCGCCGTGCTCGCCACCTACGGCGAGACCGTCGTCCTCGCCACCGTCGTTTCTATGAAGGAACCGAAGCCCGGCCTCGATTTCTTCCCGCTGACCGTCAACTACCAGGAAAAGACCTATGCCGCCGGCAAGATCCCGGGCGGCTACTTCAAGCGCGAGGGCCGTCCTAGCGAGAAGGAAACGCTGGTTTCCCGCCTGATCGACCGCCCCATCCGCCCGCTCTTCGCCGACGGCTACAAGAACGACACCCAGATCGTCGTCACCGTCGTCCAGCACGACCTCGAGAACGATCCGGACATCCTGTCGATCGTTGCCACCTCGGCAGCGCTGACGCTGTCGGGCGTCCCCTTCATGGGCCCGATCGGCGGCGCCCGCGTCGGCTACATCAACGGCGAATATGTGCTCAACCCGCATATTGACGAGATGGAGGAATCCAAGCTCGATCTCGTCGTCGCCGGCACGTCGGAAGCCGTGCTGATGGTCGAATCGGAAGCCAAGGAGCTCAGCGAGGAGCTGATGCTCGGCGCCGTGATGTTCGGCCACAAGGGCTTCCAGCCGGTGATCGACGCCATCATCAAGCTGGCCGAGGTTGCCGCCAAGGATCCGCGCGACTTCACCGCGCCGGACTATTCCGAGCTCGAAGGCGAGATGCTGAAGATCGTCGGCGATGAACTTCGCGATGCCTACAAGATCACCGACAAGCAGGCCCGCTACGCCGCCGTCGACGCTGTCAAGGCCAAGGTCAAGGCGGCGTTCGCCCCGGCCGAAGGTGAGGAAGCCAGGTACACGTCCGAGCAGATCGGCACCGTGTTCAAGGAACTCCAGGCCAAGGTCGTGCGCTGGAATATCCTCGACACCGGCTCGCGCATCGACGGCCGCGACCTCAAGACAGTGCGCAAGATCGTCTCCGAAGTCGGCGTCCTGCCGCGCACCCACGGTTCGGCGCTGTTCACCCGTGGCGAGACCCAGGCGCTGGTCGTCGCCACGCTCGGCACCGGCGAGGACGAGCAGTATGTCGACTCGCTGACCGGCATGTACAAGGAGAAGTTCCTCCTTCACTACAACTTCCCGCCCTATTCGGTCGGTGAGACCGGCCGCATGGGTTCGCCGGGCCGGCGCGAAATCGGTCACGGCAAGCTCGCCTGGCGCGCCATCCGGCCGATGCTGCCCTCCGCCGACCAGTTCCCCTACACGCTGCGCGTCGTCTCGGAGATCACCGAGTCCAACGGCTCGTCCTCGATGGCCACCGTCTGCGGCACCTCGCTGGCGCTGATGGATGCCGGCGTGCCGATCGCCAAGCCGGTTGCCGGCATCGCCATGGGGCTGATCAAGGAAGGCGAGCGCTTCGCGGTGCTCTCCGACATCCTCGGCGACGAGGACCACCTCGGCGACATGGACTTCAAGGTTGCCGGTACCGCCAGCGGCGTCACCTCGCTGCAGATGGACATCAAGATCGACGGCATCACCGAGGAGATCATGCAGATCGCGCTCGGCCAGGCCAAGGACGGCCGCCTGCACATCCTCGGCGAGATGGCCCACGCGCTGTCCGGTGCCCGCGCCGAGCTCGGTGAATTTGCGCCGCGCATCGAGGTCATGCACATCCCGACCGACAAGATCCGCGATGTCATCGGCTCCGGCGGCAAGGTCATCCGCGAGATCGTCGAGAAGACCGGCGCAAAGATCAACATCGAGGACGACGGCACGGTCAAGATCGCTTCATCCAACGCCAAGGAGATCGAGGCGGCCAGGAAGTGGATTCACACCATCGTTGCCGAACCGGAAGTCGGCGAGATCTACGAAGGCACGGTCGTCAAGACCGCCGACTTCGGCGCTTTCGTCAACTTCTTCGGTCCGCGCGACGGCCTCGTCCACATTTCGCAGCTGGCCAACGAGCGCGTCGCCAAGACCTCCGACGTCGTCAAGGAAGGCGACAAGGTATGGGTCAAGCTGATGGGCTTCGACGAGCGCGGTAAGGTCCGCCTGTCGATGAAGGTCGTCGACCAGGCTACCGGCAAGGAAATCGTGCGCGAGAAGAAGGCCGAAGGCGGCGAGGAAGACGCAGCCTGA
- the infB gene encoding translation initiation factor IF-2 yields MSDTKSGDDKTLSVTPKKTLTLKRPGMEQGTVRQNFSHGRTKAVVVETKKRKFSLPGDKPEPAAAPVSVFTPKPVAAAAPAVQEAPKAPPPPPERGGMVLNELSRSEMEARRKALEGSKAREIEDRQRAQEEAKRRAEEEERRKREREDSARRQAEEEARLQTEAESRRRAEEEARRRAPLAAELATPDDEEDVKPKRAGAGAPVRRLVTPEVARPAKPTKGEEDRRRGKLTLNSALSDEDARGRSLSSMRRRQEKFKRAMHNEPREKVMREVILPETITIQELAQRMSERAVDVVKFFMKQGQIMKPGDVIDADTAELVATEFGHTVRRVAESDIEEGLFNIADRPEDLVSRPPVVTIMGHVDHGKTSLLDAIRNANVVSGEAGGITQHIGAYQVEKNGQKITFIDTPGHAAFTAMRARGAQATDIAVLVVAADDSVMPQTIESISHAKAAGVPIIVAINKIDKRDADPQKVRSELLRHEVFVESMGGEVLDVEVSATKGTNLDKLLEAILLQAEILDLKANPDRTAEGVVIEAQLDKGRGPVATVLVQTGTLMPGDILVAGNEWGRVRALVNDRAEHVKEAPPAMPVEVLGLQGTPQAGDRFAVVNNEARAREITEYRQRLAREKAVAKHAGQRGSLEQMMSQLQTSGLKEFPLVIKGDVQGSIEAISAALEKLGNDEVRARIVHAGAGGITESDVSLAETSGAAIIGFNVRANAQARNAAAAAGIEIRYYSIIYNLVDDVKAALSGMLSPERRETFIGNAEILEIFDITKVGKIAGCRVTEGKVERGAGVRLIRDNVVIHEGTLKTLKRFKDEVSEVPGGQECGMAFQNYEDMRVGDVIECFRIEMVTRTL; encoded by the coding sequence ATGAGCGATACGAAATCGGGCGACGACAAGACGTTGAGCGTTACGCCGAAGAAGACCTTGACGCTGAAGCGGCCCGGCATGGAACAGGGCACTGTGCGCCAGAACTTCTCGCACGGCCGCACTAAGGCGGTCGTCGTCGAGACCAAGAAGCGCAAGTTCTCGCTACCCGGCGACAAGCCGGAGCCGGCGGCCGCTCCCGTGTCCGTCTTCACGCCGAAGCCCGTCGCCGCGGCGGCGCCTGCCGTCCAGGAAGCCCCCAAGGCGCCTCCGCCGCCGCCCGAGCGTGGCGGCATGGTGCTCAACGAATTGTCGCGTAGCGAGATGGAAGCCCGCCGCAAGGCGCTGGAAGGCTCCAAGGCGCGCGAGATCGAAGACCGCCAGCGCGCCCAGGAAGAGGCCAAGCGCCGCGCCGAGGAAGAAGAGCGCCGCAAGCGCGAGCGTGAGGACTCCGCGCGCCGCCAGGCCGAGGAAGAGGCGCGGCTACAGACCGAGGCCGAATCCCGGCGCCGTGCCGAGGAAGAGGCTCGCCGGCGTGCACCGCTGGCCGCCGAATTGGCGACGCCGGACGATGAAGAGGACGTCAAGCCGAAGCGTGCCGGCGCCGGCGCTCCCGTGCGCCGCCTGGTCACGCCTGAAGTGGCGCGTCCGGCCAAGCCCACCAAGGGCGAGGAAGACCGCCGCCGCGGCAAGCTGACACTGAATTCGGCGCTCTCCGACGAGGATGCGCGCGGCCGTTCGCTGTCGTCGATGCGCCGCCGTCAAGAGAAGTTCAAGCGCGCGATGCACAACGAGCCGCGCGAGAAGGTCATGCGCGAAGTGATCCTGCCCGAAACCATCACCATCCAGGAACTGGCGCAGCGCATGTCCGAGCGCGCCGTCGACGTGGTCAAGTTCTTCATGAAGCAGGGCCAGATCATGAAGCCGGGCGACGTCATCGACGCCGACACGGCCGAATTGGTCGCCACCGAATTCGGCCACACGGTGCGCCGCGTCGCCGAGTCCGACATCGAGGAAGGCCTGTTCAACATCGCCGACCGTCCGGAAGACCTGGTGTCGCGTCCGCCGGTGGTGACGATCATGGGCCATGTCGACCACGGCAAGACCTCGCTGCTCGATGCTATCCGCAACGCCAATGTCGTTTCCGGCGAAGCCGGCGGCATCACCCAGCACATCGGCGCCTACCAGGTCGAAAAGAACGGCCAGAAGATCACCTTCATCGACACGCCCGGCCACGCCGCCTTCACGGCGATGCGCGCCCGCGGCGCCCAAGCGACCGACATCGCCGTTCTGGTGGTTGCTGCCGACGACAGCGTGATGCCGCAGACGATCGAATCGATCAGCCATGCCAAGGCGGCCGGCGTGCCGATCATCGTGGCGATCAACAAGATCGACAAGCGTGACGCCGACCCGCAGAAGGTGCGCTCCGAACTGCTGCGCCATGAAGTGTTCGTCGAATCGATGGGGGGCGAGGTGCTGGACGTCGAAGTGTCGGCGACCAAGGGCACCAATCTCGACAAGCTGCTCGAAGCGATCCTGCTGCAGGCCGAGATCCTCGACCTGAAGGCCAATCCGGACCGCACCGCCGAAGGTGTGGTCATCGAGGCGCAGCTCGACAAGGGCCGCGGTCCCGTCGCCACCGTTCTGGTGCAGACCGGCACGCTGATGCCGGGCGACATCCTCGTCGCCGGCAACGAGTGGGGCCGGGTGCGCGCGCTGGTCAATGATCGTGCCGAGCACGTCAAGGAAGCGCCGCCGGCGATGCCGGTGGAGGTGCTGGGCCTGCAGGGCACGCCGCAGGCCGGCGACCGCTTTGCCGTCGTCAACAACGAGGCGCGCGCGAGAGAGATCACCGAGTACCGTCAGCGCCTGGCGCGCGAGAAGGCGGTGGCCAAGCATGCCGGCCAGCGCGGCTCGCTGGAGCAGATGATGTCGCAGTTGCAGACGAGCGGGCTGAAGGAATTCCCGCTGGTCATCAAGGGCGATGTGCAGGGCTCGATCGAGGCCATCAGCGCCGCGCTCGAGAAGCTCGGCAACGACGAAGTACGGGCGCGCATCGTCCATGCCGGTGCCGGCGGCATCACCGAGAGCGACGTCTCGCTGGCGGAGACCTCCGGTGCCGCGATCATTGGCTTCAACGTCCGCGCCAATGCGCAGGCGCGCAACGCCGCCGCGGCCGCCGGTATCGAGATCCGCTACTACTCGATCATCTACAACCTCGTCGACGACGTGAAGGCGGCCCTCTCGGGCATGCTCTCGCCGGAGCGTCGCGAGACCTTCATCGGCAATGCCGAGATCCTCGAGATCTTCGACATCACCAAGGTTGGCAAGATCGCCGGCTGCCGTGTCACCGAAGGCAAGGTCGAGCGTGGCGCCGGCGTGCGCCTGATCCGCGACAACGTCGTCATCCACGAAGGGACGCTGAAGACGCTGAAGCGTTTCAAGGACGAGGTTTCGGAAGTGCCGGGCGGCCAGGAGTGCGGCATGGCCTTCCAGAACTACGAGGACATGCGCGTCGGCGACGTCATCGAGTGCTTCCGCATCGAGATGGTGACCCGGACGCTCTGA
- a CDS encoding bifunctional diguanylate cyclase/phosphodiesterase gives MSAVSNPKRTPLFRLLTIGSSGMGSFILGIWGLKFGFGDGLAGMPAGTMAGIIAALCALAAAGAALSFFAGVDESEQYVFSETNFDKLTGLLARPAMVGKIAEAASATIRTGEPVFLVDIDIDRFKHINDAIGYSHGDDLIRAFAERLKARMPEGTVIGRLGAGEFGVLLADRALKGPVEEAIEKLIDEMMEPYQLNSHQQSVSLSVGIAAMPKDGVDPVLVLRRSNLALQNARAGGVGNWSVFHADMGRVADYRQWIESELHTAFERGDFDLHYQPQLDLPSGRVIGYEALIRWKHPERGMIPPMEFIPIAEETGMINPIGEWVLRKACSDAQYLPEDCFVAVNISPVQFMTKDFVGNVRETMAATGIKPSRLELEVTETAMMQDRERAAIILQQLAEMGISVAVDDFGTGYSNLSYLIDFSFGKLKIDRSFVSRIDTDSNSGAVVSTIVGLSRALGVGIIAEGVETENQATLLRAAGCEVVQGYLFGRPAPLKIELGAARFEKREARIVSMH, from the coding sequence ATGTCTGCTGTCAGCAACCCGAAGCGAACTCCGCTGTTCCGACTGCTGACCATAGGCAGTTCGGGCATGGGCAGTTTTATCCTCGGCATCTGGGGGCTGAAGTTCGGTTTTGGCGACGGCCTTGCCGGCATGCCGGCAGGAACAATGGCCGGCATCATCGCGGCTCTCTGCGCGCTGGCCGCGGCGGGCGCCGCCCTGTCCTTCTTCGCCGGCGTCGATGAATCCGAGCAGTATGTCTTCAGCGAAACCAATTTCGACAAGCTGACGGGCCTGCTCGCGCGTCCGGCAATGGTCGGCAAGATCGCCGAGGCGGCATCGGCGACGATCCGCACAGGCGAACCGGTTTTCCTAGTCGACATCGACATCGATCGCTTCAAACACATCAACGACGCCATCGGCTACAGCCATGGCGACGATCTGATCCGGGCCTTCGCCGAGCGGCTCAAGGCCCGCATGCCGGAGGGCACGGTGATCGGGCGCCTCGGCGCCGGCGAGTTCGGTGTTCTGCTGGCCGACCGCGCGCTGAAGGGCCCGGTCGAGGAGGCGATCGAGAAGCTCATCGACGAGATGATGGAGCCCTACCAGCTCAATTCGCATCAGCAGTCGGTCAGCCTGTCGGTGGGCATTGCCGCAATGCCCAAGGACGGCGTCGACCCCGTGCTGGTGCTGCGCCGCTCCAACCTTGCGCTGCAGAACGCGCGCGCCGGCGGCGTGGGCAATTGGTCAGTCTTCCATGCCGACATGGGGCGGGTCGCCGACTATCGCCAATGGATCGAGTCCGAGCTGCATACCGCTTTCGAGCGTGGCGATTTCGACCTCCACTACCAGCCGCAGCTCGACCTGCCGAGCGGCCGCGTTATCGGCTATGAGGCGCTGATCCGCTGGAAGCATCCCGAGCGCGGCATGATCCCGCCAATGGAGTTCATCCCGATCGCGGAAGAGACCGGCATGATCAACCCGATCGGCGAATGGGTGCTGCGCAAGGCCTGCAGCGACGCCCAGTACCTGCCCGAGGACTGCTTCGTCGCCGTCAACATCTCGCCGGTCCAGTTCATGACCAAGGATTTCGTCGGCAATGTGCGCGAGACGATGGCCGCCACCGGCATCAAGCCGTCGCGGCTGGAGCTGGAGGTCACCGAGACGGCGATGATGCAGGACCGAGAGCGCGCGGCCATCATCCTGCAGCAGCTTGCCGAGATGGGCATCTCAGTGGCCGTCGACGATTTCGGCACCGGTTATTCCAATTTGAGCTACCTCATCGATTTCTCGTTCGGCAAGCTCAAGATCGACCGTTCGTTCGTCAGCCGCATCGACACCGATTCCAACTCCGGCGCGGTCGTCTCGACCATCGTCGGACTTTCGCGCGCGCTCGGCGTCGGTATCATTGCCGAAGGCGTCGAAACCGAGAACCAGGCGACGCTGCTCAGGGCCGCCGGCTGCGAGGTGGTGCAGGGCTATCTGTTCGGCCGGCCGGCGCCGCTCAAGATCGAGCTTGGTGCGGCGCGCTTCGAAAAGCGCGAGGCGCGCATTGTCAGCATGCACTGA
- the rbfA gene encoding 30S ribosome-binding factor RbfA — MSRSTTSGPSQRMLRVGEQVRHALSETLQRGEIIDPLIENAVVSVSEVRMSPDLKIATAFVSPLGASDTNAVIEALNKHAKFIRGRVSGALRQMKYMPEFRFRLDTSFDNFARINELLKSPEVARDLRTEDKKDDNDKDGK; from the coding sequence ATGTCCCGTTCAACCACGTCAGGCCCGTCCCAGCGCATGCTGCGTGTCGGCGAGCAGGTGCGCCACGCGCTGTCGGAAACCTTGCAGCGCGGCGAGATCATCGATCCGCTGATCGAGAACGCGGTGGTCTCGGTCTCCGAGGTGCGCATGTCGCCGGACCTCAAGATCGCCACCGCTTTCGTCTCGCCGCTCGGCGCCAGCGACACCAATGCCGTAATCGAGGCGCTCAACAAGCATGCGAAGTTCATCCGTGGCCGGGTCTCGGGCGCGCTCAGGCAGATGAAGTACATGCCGGAGTTTCGCTTCCGGCTCGACACATCCTTCGACAATTTCGCCAGGATCAATGAATTGCTGAAATCGCCCGAAGTGGCGCGCGATCTGCGCACCGAAGACAAGAAAGACGACAACGACAAGGACGGGAAATAG
- the truB gene encoding tRNA pseudouridine(55) synthase TruB, with product MARRGKKKGRPVSGWVVLDKPVGMGSTEAVSKIKWLFQAEKAGHAGTLDPLASGMLPIALGEATKTVPYVQDGAKVYRFTVAWGEERSTDDLEGPVTNSSVRRPAEAEVRALLPKYTGVIMQTPPQFSAIKIAGERAYDLAREGETVDIPAREIEIGRLDIVEHGADRTVFEVECGKGTYVRSLARDMGRDLGCFGHIAELRRVEVEPFTPEDFVTIAELEAARFGEPDAAQGDADAPETPIDFGAIDALLVETAAALDCLPQVVVSDDAATRIRLGNPVIIRGRDAPVEAEEACATVRGRLVAIGAIEQGMFKPKRVFAG from the coding sequence GTGGCACGCCGCGGCAAGAAGAAGGGCAGGCCGGTTTCCGGCTGGGTGGTGCTGGACAAACCCGTCGGCATGGGTTCGACCGAGGCCGTCTCCAAGATCAAATGGCTGTTCCAGGCTGAAAAGGCCGGCCATGCCGGCACGCTCGACCCGCTGGCGTCCGGCATGCTGCCAATCGCGCTCGGCGAAGCGACCAAGACAGTGCCTTACGTGCAGGACGGCGCCAAGGTCTACCGCTTCACGGTCGCCTGGGGCGAGGAGCGATCGACCGACGACCTCGAAGGCCCGGTGACCAACAGTTCGGTGCGCCGTCCGGCCGAGGCCGAGGTGAGGGCGCTATTGCCGAAGTACACCGGCGTCATCATGCAGACGCCGCCGCAATTCTCAGCCATCAAGATCGCGGGCGAGCGCGCCTACGACCTTGCCCGCGAGGGCGAGACGGTCGACATACCGGCGCGCGAGATCGAGATCGGCCGCCTCGACATCGTCGAGCACGGCGCCGACCGCACAGTTTTCGAGGTCGAGTGCGGCAAGGGCACCTATGTACGCTCGCTCGCCCGCGACATGGGCCGCGACCTCGGCTGCTTCGGCCATATCGCGGAACTGCGCCGCGTCGAGGTCGAGCCTTTCACGCCGGAAGACTTCGTCACCATCGCCGAACTGGAAGCCGCGCGTTTCGGCGAACCCGATGCGGCGCAGGGCGATGCCGACGCCCCCGAAACACCCATCGACTTCGGCGCGATCGACGCGCTGCTGGTCGAGACCGCGGCGGCGCTCGATTGCTTGCCGCAGGTCGTGGTCAGCGACGACGCGGCGACCAGGATCCGGCTCGGCAATCCGGTTATCATCCGTGGCCGCGACGCGCCGGTCGAGGCCGAGGAGGCCTGCGCAACCGTGCGTGGCAGGCTGGTCGCCATCGGCGCCATCGAGCAAGGCATGTTCAAGCCCAAGCGGGTCTTTGCCGGGTAA
- the rpsO gene encoding 30S ribosomal protein S15, with protein sequence MRASRFLQQIRKNTMSITAERKKELMTEFATAKGDTGSPEVQVAILSERIKNLTDHFKDHKKDNHSRRGLLALVSQRRSLLDYLKRKDDARYQTLIEKLGLRR encoded by the coding sequence CTGAGGGCGTCCCGTTTCCTCCAACAGATAAGGAAAAACACGATGTCGATTACTGCCGAGCGCAAGAAGGAATTGATGACTGAATTCGCGACCGCCAAGGGCGATACCGGGTCTCCGGAAGTCCAGGTGGCCATTCTTTCCGAGCGCATCAAGAACCTGACCGACCACTTCAAGGACCACAAGAAGGATAACCATTCCCGCCGTGGTCTGCTCGCTCTCGTCTCCCAGCGCCGCAGCCTGCTTGACTATCTCAAGCGCAAGGACGACGCGCGCTATCAGACGCTGATCGAGAAGCTCGGTCTGCGCCGTTGA
- the corA gene encoding magnesium/cobalt transporter CorA, translating to MAKAETIRKRAPLKTRRPPVGASPGTLIADPAARRSELRLTLISPEKFKTIENASIDDLTTHCDQWPVVWLDCTGLANIPLIEEIGRIFSLHPLALEDVVNSGQRPKVDFFEDHAFVVMRMIDDVTAHRYEQIAVFFGNNFVVTFQEREGDPFNPVRKRIASSVPNRLRARGADYLAYALIDAIVDSYFPPIEAASELVDSIEDEMLHAPHKQQMRQLHELRRDANVLKGVLWPMRDALATLIRNDVPYVKAETKVFFNDTLDHSLRLIELVETQRDMLTGLIEMHLSLSQARTNDVISYLTIVSVIFMPLTFLVGVWGMNFDPDTSPWNMPELKAYYGYPTALVFMGLVAVGLIAFFKWKKWL from the coding sequence ATGGCAAAGGCTGAGACGATCAGGAAGCGCGCGCCGCTGAAAACAAGGCGGCCGCCGGTCGGCGCTTCGCCGGGCACGCTGATCGCCGACCCCGCGGCGCGGCGCAGCGAGCTCCGGCTGACGCTGATCTCGCCGGAGAAATTCAAAACCATCGAGAACGCCAGCATCGACGATCTTACTACGCATTGCGACCAGTGGCCGGTCGTCTGGCTGGATTGCACCGGTCTTGCCAACATCCCGCTGATCGAGGAGATCGGCCGCATCTTCAGCCTGCATCCGCTGGCGCTGGAGGATGTCGTCAACAGCGGCCAGCGGCCGAAGGTGGATTTCTTCGAGGACCACGCCTTTGTCGTCATGCGCATGATCGACGACGTCACGGCCCATCGCTACGAGCAGATCGCGGTCTTCTTCGGCAACAACTTCGTCGTCACCTTCCAGGAGCGCGAGGGCGACCCGTTCAATCCGGTGCGCAAGCGCATCGCCAGCTCGGTGCCGAATCGGCTGCGCGCGCGCGGCGCCGACTATCTCGCCTATGCGCTGATCGACGCCATCGTCGACAGCTATTTCCCGCCGATCGAGGCCGCCAGTGAACTGGTCGACAGCATCGAGGACGAGATGCTGCACGCGCCGCACAAGCAGCAGATGCGGCAGTTGCACGAGTTGCGGCGCGACGCCAATGTGTTGAAGGGCGTGCTTTGGCCGATGCGCGATGCGCTGGCGACGCTGATCCGCAACGACGTGCCTTACGTGAAAGCGGAGACCAAGGTCTTCTTCAACGATACGCTTGATCATTCGCTGCGGCTGATCGAATTGGTCGAAACCCAGCGCGACATGCTGACTGGGCTGATCGAGATGCATCTGTCGCTTAGCCAGGCGCGCACCAATGACGTCATCTCCTATCTGACCATCGTCTCGGTGATCTTCATGCCGCTTACCTTCCTGGTCGGCGTCTGGGGCATGAATTTCGATCCTGACACATCGCCATGGAACATGCCGGAGCTGAAAGCCTATTACGGCTATCCCACCGCACTGGTGTTCATGGGCCTCGTTGCTGTCGGGCTCATTGCCTTCTTCAAATGGAAGAAGTGGTTGTAG